The following DNA comes from Candidatus Liberimonas magnetica.
GCAATTTAACGGTAATTGGTGATTATTATAATGCGCATAACTGGAAATTTAATGGAAAGCTTGAATCTGAAGGCATTCAAGTAAATAAATGGCCAAATAAACCTTTTTTAGCTAATATTGTTTTAACAAAAGATAAACTTGAAGTTATAAATTACAATTGGCACACTTTGTCAACTGGGAAACTGGATTTAAGCTTTAGGAGTAAAGCCTTACACGGTGATTTGATATTTACAAATATACCTATTGGAAACATAGTAAAAGATGCCGGAGGTAAATTGAACGGGAAAGCCTTGGTAGTAGGAAGTCTGACGTCTCCTATTGTAGCATTTAATTATTCTGCAAATAACACAAAATACAGATCATTTTTATTTAACCATTCAGGGATTATCTCTTATGCAAATAGAACGATATCACTTCAAAATATAAAGATGTTATCAGGAAAAAGCTTTGCGGAATTAAATGGCCGGATATGGCCAAATCCTGATGTTAAAGTAAATTTAAGATCCCTGCCGTTATCTTTATTGAATAAAGTAATTAAACTGCCGTTTCATGTTTCAGGTACGACTTCCGGAGATTTTAAATTGTCTGGTTCTTATGACAACCCAAACTTGAATTTAAATGCGAGTTGCAATAATTTGTCTGTTTACAGGAAAAATATAGATGAAGTCAAATTTAAATTAGATTTGACTGACAAGAAACTTAAAATAAGTAAGTTAACAATTAAATATTCTGACAGTGAAATAAGTTTGCTTAAAGGAAGCTTTTTAGATTTTAATAATAACGAATATTTTGTAAAGACGGAGTATAAAAATCTGCGTTTAGGCTTATTTGAAATATTCGGGGGTATAACATATTCTGGGAAATGGAATTTTGATAAACACAATAAAATTGTTATTAATTCTGTATTAGCAACAAAAAAACTCTGGGTTAATCAACATAATTTAGAAAATATCTCAGTAGGCGTGTTGTATAAGGACAACAATTTAATTTTAAAAACAAAAAATGAACAAAGTCTAAAAATAAACGGGGTGCTTGATTTAAGTAATTATCCGAAAATATATATGAAACATTGTAAAATCAGTAAAAAAATCCAGGGAGAAGTTGCGATAGACGGCGAAATTGGTAAAAACAGGTTGAAATTCGACCTGTTTGCAAAAAATATACCTGCATTGGTTGTTTCCGAGCTGGCTGATTTACCGGTATATGTTGATGGTAGTTTAGGTGTGAACATTAAGGCCGATGGTACTCCTGAAAGACCCAGGTTGCAGGGGGAAATAAATTTATCTAACGGGAATATTGCAGATATGCCTTTTGACAATTTCTATTTACAAGTCATTACAAAAGAAGATAATATTTTGTCTATATCAAAACTAAAACTGGTAGAAAAAGATAAATACTCCATAATGGGTAGCGGATTTGTCCCATTTTATTTTACTAATACATCAAAGAAAAGAATGCAAAACACCCCTTTGAATCTGGTTTTTAGCATTGAAAAAGGAAACTTAAGCCTGCTTTCAAATATGTCCAAAGATATCAAATCTGCAAAAGGCGAAATAAATTCACAGATAACTCTATCAGGGACACTGAATAAGATAATAGGGAACGGTTATCTAAAAATAACGAAAGGCGAAATATATGCAAGGCGGTATTTTCAAAAACTTACTAAGCTGAAAGTTTTTTTATCGTGGAAAAATAATTTACTTAGCGTGAAAGAATTCTCGGCTACCATAGGGCAGGGAGATATGGCTCTAAACGGCAAGGTCGTATTCAGTAAACTTAAGCCAAAAAATATAGATCTTACATGGCAGACTACCGGAAAAAGGGGGATCTCTATTTCTGTGCCTGAATTGCCTATACCTTCCTCGTTGTTTAGTTCTGAGAATCTGGATATACTTACAAATTATTCTGCCGGCGAGCCAAAATTCAATATAAAATTTAAAGGGCCGGCTGATGGTATACATCTATCAGGATGGGTAGAAATGGAAAATACCCATTTCACTTATCCGTCTATAGTCAAAGCAGCAGGAGAAGACGATATATTTGCGGGCCTTTGGCCGAATATAGTATGGGACCTTGAACTGAGGTCAGGAAAAAATACCTGGTATGAAAATGAACTTGCAAGTGTGAATACTTCAGGGGGGATAAAGCTTACAGGTAAAGGCGAATATCCTAAGGTTGAAGGAAAAGTCGAAGCAATAAGAGGCAATGTCATATATTTAGGAAAGGAATTTAAAATAAACAAAGCGGTTTTTGAAACAAGGGATGCAGTGTCGTATCTTGAAGGTGAGGCTGAGATAGAAGTTTATGGTAAAGACCAGAACAGTTACGATACTATAAAACTGTTTATTGATAAATCAAAAATTGAAGATATAAAACCCCGTTTTGTCTCAAAAAACGATTTAAACCTTGCCTCTGAGCAAGCTTTTCAAAAAGCAACGGGGCTTGATTCCTCTGAATCATTATCGACAAACTCTATGTTCAGGAAACAGCTTGTTAGATTTTTTGGTTCTAGTTTGACAACCCCTGTTGCGAGGAATTTACTGAAACGTACAGGGATAGCAGATACGTTCAAGATCCAATACGTAGATGATGCA
Coding sequences within:
- a CDS encoding translocation/assembly module TamB, which translates into the protein MWKKIRTISLILLLFVSLSYIINIRLFFLESRVKSALNIIQNQQISFDRIDYKFVNRLIIKNLKVSDVLECPQVIVYINPVELLKTPKNPENFIEHIHFEKPVLFTGQKMFNFRQDDKVKGDMSGKFPSIDITWSGGNVRNKYFDLENSEGSFRIDDKIIFILSGLIGQQKLAIKLEMENNKAAVRGNIDVDISGNDTQINMSASCHYTNKNQFKMNVFVPKIKWKTFDIYNSTGSFIFDKEAIKAEVSSLGFKIDVFGANLNDLKYKAAIDFSKLNKLMSGSISLDGNVDEAGLTGRINVLDLVYRRFLLGSTQFECKYDKNRKLTCKGSSIKTKYIVDLSLDDLNELFIVLKDRKNITGKITGKLTPLNLNIDVTNLSLSEFPVLFLEYSEPLKGYISIKGNLTESNSFINLNAAGLKTNSNDEASFKAELIEKNKQWQLKSESLGKDWYFQGNWKNEKDWDVDMTFNEFKVENILPLLDVKFPLKCRVSGLLAFSSKNTGKLNVKLKDIFWGEDNLGDGIIDFDMSKDMVSLQKLSFYNNKGTLTGNGGIDLSSQEDNCRINLSCHNYYLKQNMINGNLTVIGDYYNAHNWKFNGKLESEGIQVNKWPNKPFLANIVLTKDKLEVINYNWHTLSTGKLDLSFRSKALHGDLIFTNIPIGNIVKDAGGKLNGKALVVGSLTSPIVAFNYSANNTKYRSFLFNHSGIISYANRTISLQNIKMLSGKSFAELNGRIWPNPDVKVNLRSLPLSLLNKVIKLPFHVSGTTSGDFKLSGSYDNPNLNLNASCNNLSVYRKNIDEVKFKLDLTDKKLKISKLTIKYSDSEISLLKGSFLDFNNNEYFVKTEYKNLRLGLFEIFGGITYSGKWNFDKHNKIVINSVLATKKLWVNQHNLENISVGVLYKDNNLILKTKNEQSLKINGVLDLSNYPKIYMKHCKISKKIQGEVAIDGEIGKNRLKFDLFAKNIPALVVSELADLPVYVDGSLGVNIKADGTPERPRLQGEINLSNGNIADMPFDNFYLQVITKEDNILSISKLKLVEKDKYSIMGSGFVPFYFTNTSKKRMQNTPLNLVFSIEKGNLSLLSNMSKDIKSAKGEINSQITLSGTLNKIIGNGYLKITKGEIYARRYFQKLTKLKVFLSWKNNLLSVKEFSATIGQGDMALNGKVVFSKLKPKNIDLTWQTTGKRGISISVPELPIPSSLFSSENLDILTNYSAGEPKFNIKFKGPADGIHLSGWVEMENTHFTYPSIVKAAGEDDIFAGLWPNIVWDLELRSGKNTWYENELASVNTSGGIKLTGKGEYPKVEGKVEAIRGNVIYLGKEFKINKAVFETRDAVSYLEGEAEIEVYGKDQNSYDTIKLFIDKSKIEDIKPRFVSKNDLNLASEQAFQKATGLDSSESLSTNSMFRKQLVRFFGSSLTTPVARNLLKRTGIADTFKIQYVDDANTSQLADIVPASKQSFSDILAGTKYSMEKSLNDKMLFGYSVTLDQIQDKLDTRHELELSYRWTKNIFLKGLYQIPTNNPFMQYDKRITIEQQWRFGLPKKKREGK